A section of the Salvelinus fontinalis isolate EN_2023a chromosome 33, ASM2944872v1, whole genome shotgun sequence genome encodes:
- the LOC129832476 gene encoding coagulation factor IX-like — translation MSQSDGWLLTVLLVSVCSLFESKVFLEQRHAVQLLRGPRRPRANFFLEEMMPGNLERECYEETCSQEEAAEIFQTKEKTMEFWYRYKNLNPCHYNPCKNGGICTIDRDGYLCLCPPRYDGKTCAIEVFECQFKNGGCLHYCTNQERTTGVQCSCAEGYQLDEDGKTCSEAAAFPCGKKQSEASLHRSLLDESEALTLCNSDGNLNVSLEGEGNSTSTLCGINSTQPGGNSTEHMEGVNEDNRIVGGQLERQGGSPWQVMLWREDGYGFCGGTLISQRWVVSAAHCMQEIPDHVTIGDYDKRRPDPDEQKIKVAKVVVHPHFHDYTFDSDIALVYLSAPVVLSPVAVPACLPNGQLALHLQREDVRGMVTGWGATQYLGRSSRFLRKVALPVVDQQKCIRSTEQVITDNMFCAGYLEASLDACSGDSGGPFVVNYRGTWFLTGVVSWGEKCAAKGKYGIYTRLGNYLPWIQDTIEKAGA, via the exons TGTTTCTGGAGCAGAGGCATGCAGTGCAGCTGCTCCGAGGGCCCCGGCGGCCCAGGGCCAACTTCTTCCTTGAGGAGATGATGCCCGGCAACCTGGAGCGGGAGTGCTACGAGGAGACCTGTTCCCAGGAGGAGGCTGCTGAGATCTTCCAGACCAAGGAGAAGACG ATGGAGTTTTGGTATAGGTATAAGA ATCTAAATCCTTGCCACTACAACCCATGTAAGAATGGAGGAATCTGCACCATCGATCGGGATGGATACCTCTGTCTGTGTCCCCCACGCTACGATGGGAAAACCTGTGCAATAG agGTGTTTGAGTGCCAGTTTAAGAACGGCGGCTGTCTGCATTACTGCACCAACCAGGAGCGCACCACAGGGGTCCAGTGCAGCTGTGCAGAGGGCTACCAATTAGATGAGGACGGCAAGACCTGCTCTGAAGCAG CGGCGTTCCCTTGTGGGAAGAAGCAGAGTGAGGCTTCCCTGCATCGCTCTCTGCTGGACGAGTCTGAGGCCTTGACCCTCTGCAACTCTGATGGGAACCTCAACGTTTccttggagggagaagggaactCAACTTCCACCCTGTGTGGGATTAACTCAACCCAGCCAGGGGGGAACAGCACTGAACACATGGAGGGTGTTAATGAAGACAACCGGATAGTGGGAGGGCAGCtggagaggcagggaggaagtCCATGGCAG GTCATGCTCTGGAGGGAGGATGGGTATGGCTTCTGTGGGGGAACTCTGATCAGTCAGCGGTGGGTGGTCAGTGCCGCACACTGCATGCAGGAAATCCCTGACCATGTGACTATCG GGGACTATGACAAGCGGCGTCCCGACCCAGACGAGCAGAAGATCAAAGTGGCGAAGGTCGTCGTCCACCCTCACTTCCACGACTACACCTTCGATAGCGATATTGCTCTCGTCTACCTCTCTGCCCCCGTGGTGCTGAGCCCCGTGGCGGTGCCCGCCTGCCTTCCCAATGGTCAGCTGGCCCTCCACCTCCAGCGGGAGGACGTGAGGGGCATGGTCACAGGCTGGGGTGCCACACAGTACCTGGGGCGCTCCTCGCGCTTCCTGAGGAAAGTCGCTCTGCCCGTGGTCGACCAGCAGAAGTGCATCCGCTCCACGGAGCAGGTCATCACGGACAACATGTTCTGCGCCGGCTACCTGGAGGCCAGCTTGGACGCCTGCAGTGGGGACAGTGGGGGTCCCTTTGTGGTCAACTACCGCGGGACCTGGTTCCTCACAGGGGTGGTGAGCTGGGGGGAGAAGTGTGCCGCCAAGGGGAAGTATGGCATCTACACCCGGCTAGGGAACTACCTGCCCTGGATACAAGATACTATAGAAAAGGCAGGTGCATAA